Proteins encoded by one window of Rhineura floridana isolate rRhiFlo1 chromosome 9, rRhiFlo1.hap2, whole genome shotgun sequence:
- the LOC133364423 gene encoding kinetochore-associated protein NSL1 homolog isoform X1 produces the protein MQSSYSSVVYPGAESDEAREKEAGVQMETNSRRMQLCFALKKAESSSEDSSDNSDSEEEETNAITLRVTPSTAGVGAQARCSPWCFSIHPTLLIPLPCATVAEKKGSKKAAEMEALPAPSSPGPRVQCSSRRWMAELLGHCTPFVCKLGDGQSVEAESLEQALGEALWNFETAVQENITVNGQPWQESSDDLQNDTDIKLLEDQLDELIVEVASKRNQYPRKIQVHVFKAIKAKQEFLGCYQHLVNPQEMKVEPSQDSRMADLKLSAKTASKNIGESFKALSSLVEKAEGFSKTLSMQPTLELCKLHQEISSDSEVKKENKIEVKNLVSRVEITPPEIATSNSLLLKIKRRS, from the exons atgcagagctcatacagctccgtggtatatcccggagctgagagtgatgaagcaagagagaaggaggctggagtgcagatggagacgaactccagacggatgcaattatgctttg CTCTAAAAAAGGCAGAGAGCAGCAGTGAAGATTCAAGTGATAATTCTGActctgaagaagaagaaacaaatgCAATAACGCTCCGGGTAACTCCATCCACAGCAGGAGTGGGGGCACAGGCTAGATGCAGCCCATGGTGCTTTTCAATCCATCCTACTCTCCTCATCCCACTCCCCTGTGCCACAGTTGCAGAAAAGAAGGGGAGTAAGAAGGCAGCCGAAATGGAGGCGCTGCCGGCTCCTTCTTCTCCTGGTCCTCGTGTGCAGTGTTCCTCGCGCCGCTGGATGGCTGAGTTGCTCGGCCACTGCACGCCTTTTGTATGCAAGCTCGGGGATGGACAGTCGGTGGAGGCCGAGAGCTTGGAACAAGCTCTTGGCGAAGCACTATGGAATTTTGAAACAGCTGTTCAAGAGAACATCACTGTTAATGGACAACCATGGCAGGAGTCATCAGATGATCTTCAAAATGATACGGATATCAAACTCCTTGAAGATCAGCTTGATGAGTTAATAGTTGAGGTGGCTTCCAAACGTAATCAGTATCCCAGAAAAATACAAGTGCATGTGTTTAAAGCCATTAAAGCAAAGCAAGAATTCTTGGGCTGCTATCAACATCTTGTGAATCCTCAAGAGATGAAAGTAGAACCATCTCAAGATTCTCGTATGGCCGACCTGAAGCTTTCAGcaaaaactgcatccaaaaacaTTGGAGAGTCATTTAAAGCTCTATCATCCCTTGTAGAAAAAGCAGAAGGTTTCTCAAAAACACTGTCTATGCAACCAACGTTGGAATTGTGCAAACTCCATCAAGAAATCTCTTCTGACTCAGAGGTGAAAAAGGAGAATAAAATTGAAGTGAaaaatcttgtgtcacgagtggAAATTACACCCCCAGAAATTGCTACCAGTAATTCTCTTCTACTGAAAATAAAGAGACGATCATAA